In Mangifera indica cultivar Alphonso chromosome 1, CATAS_Mindica_2.1, whole genome shotgun sequence, a single genomic region encodes these proteins:
- the LOC123211366 gene encoding uncharacterized protein LOC123211366, whose protein sequence is MGLNELLSKTHVRETFIEIIAYVVPLWIAFCVGLIIGWVWKPKWANSGRQKLVSSFASVSSSTEYGECSKLRLNEDRSNIATKEDFDHLWKLVMIKDGGPPWIKMMDRSTQTMSYQAWRREPKNGPPQYRSRTVFDNATPEIVRDFFWDDMFRSKWDDMLAQSTTIEECATTGTMVVHWIRKFPFFYSDREYIIGRRIWESGRSYYCVTKGVPCKSVPRRDKPKRVDLYYSSWCIQAVESGRGDGQLTACEVLLFHHEDMGIPWEIAKLGIRQGMWRTVKKIEPGLRAYQKERASGAPLSRPALMAQINTKIDPVYLRTLEGAEDLSETEVATKSDQPLHWNIPKLIILGGAIVIACSLEQGFLPTAFIFGVGRRIANMGKRL, encoded by the exons ATGGGTTTGAATGAGTTACTAAGCAAAACCCATGTAAGAGAAACGTTTATAGAGATAATAGCGTATGTGGTTCCTTTGTGGATAGCATTTTGTGTGGGATTAATTATTGGCTGGGTTTGGAAGCCTAAATGGGCAAATTCAGGAAGACAAAAGCTGGTTTCTTCCTTTGCTTCTGTGTCATCATCTACTGAATATGGTGAATGCAG TAAATTGCGGCTGAATGAAGATCGGAGTAACATTGCAACTAAGGAAGATTTTGATCATCTATGGAAGCTTGTTATGATTAAAGATGGAGGTCCTCCTTGGATAAAAATGATGGATCGTTCTACTCAAACTATGAGCTACCAAGCATGGCGGAGAGAACCTAAG AATGGCCCTCCTCAATATCGTAGTAGAACTGTCTTTGACAATGCCACGCCAGAGATTGTGAGGGACTTCTTCTGGGATGACATGTTCAGATCAAAGTGGGATGACATGCTTGCACAGTCAACAACGATAGAAGAATGTGCCACTACTGGAACCATGGTAGTACACTGGATTCGTAAG TTTCCCTTTTTTTATAGTGACAGAGAATACATCATAGGACGTCGGATTTGGGAATCTGGAAGATCTTATTACTGTGTTACAAAG GGTGTGCCTTGTAAGTCTGTTCCAAGGCGTGATAAACCAAAACGTGTTGACCTTTATTACTCAAGTTGGTGCATTCAAGCAG TGGAATCAGGAAGAGGTGATGGCCAGCTGACTGCTTGTGAGGTGTTACTCTTCCATCATGAAGATATGGGTATTCCATGGGAAATTGCAAAGCTTGGAATAAGGCAGGGGATGTGGAGAACCGTCAAAAAGATTGAGCCTGGATTACGTGCATACCAAAAAGAAAGAGCATCTGGAGCACCACTCTCTCGGCCCGCATTAATGGCGCAAATCAACACCAAGATTGATCCAGTGTACCTGAGAACCCTGGAAGGCGCTGAAGATTTGTCAGAGACTGAAGTGGCAACTAAATCTGACCAACCGCTCCATTGGAACATACCAAAGCTCATAATTCTTGGTGGGGCTATTGTTATTGCATGTAGCCTTGAGCAAGGATTCTTGCCCACAGCGTTTATATTTGGTGTCGGCAGAAGGATTGCGAATATGGGAAAGAGATTGTGA